In a single window of the Biomphalaria glabrata chromosome 13, xgBioGlab47.1, whole genome shotgun sequence genome:
- the LOC129922305 gene encoding peptidyl-glycine alpha-amidating monooxygenase B-like isoform X1, whose amino-acid sequence MNHPDKANENLYQDTKTQDILMPGAKPNTPDTYLCTTYPVLEEELYIYKFQDLANAATAHHMLLYGCDGEPFSTDSFWNCPPMCKNGQPTIMFAWAKNAPPTVMPKGVGLRVAGKHQLRLLYSRYTTQRFLKTQNLQITLDLNFTQPTKMYPVDISCTFMMDKSIIPFAFRTHAHGLGTVITGYQYNGTYHEIGKGNPQWPQAVRCTYNSSSMDHPVGVGSTGNDEMCNYYIMFYTVLWLTHQENVLSMNLHS is encoded by the exons ATGAATCATCCAGATAAAGCCAATG AGAACTTGTACCAAGACACAAAAACTCAAGACATATTGATGCCTGGTGCTAAGCCTAATACA CCTGACACCTATCTATGTACAACCTATCCAGTTCTAGAAGAGGAGCTTTATATTT ATAAATTTCAAGATCTGGCCAATGCTGCCACTGCACACCATATGTTGCTGTATGGATGTGATGGTGAACCTTTTTCTACAGACAGCTTCTG gAACTGTCCACCAATGTGTAAAAATGGTCAGCCTACAATAATGTTTGCCTGGGCTAAGAATGCTCCTCCAACAGTTATGCCTAAAG GTGTAGGTCTCAGGGTCGCAGGAAAACATCAATTAAGACTATTGTACTCCAGGTACACTACGCAAAGATTTTTGAAG ACTCAGAACCTGCAGATCACTCTGGacttaaactttacacaacccaCCAAAA TGTATCCAGTAGACATCAGCTGTACATTCATGATGGACAAGAGTATCATCCCCTTTGCTTTTAGAACACATGCACATGGTCTAG GTACAGTCATAACTGGTTATCAATACAATGGAACGTATCATGAAATCGGTAAAGGAAATCCACAATGGCCACAA GCTGTTAGATGCACTTATAACTCAAGCTCGATGGATCATCCTGTTGGTGTTGG GTCAACAGGCAATGATGAGATGTGCAATTATTACATCATGTTCTACACAGTTCTGTGGCTGACCCATCAGGAGAATGTGCTTTCAATGAACTTACACAGCTGA
- the LOC129922305 gene encoding peptidyl-glycine alpha-amidating monooxygenase B-like isoform X2, with the protein MNHPDKANENLYQDTKTQDILMPGAKPNTPDTYLCTTYPVLEEELYIYKFQDLANAATAHHMLLYGCDGEPFSTDSFWNCPPMCKNGQPTIMFAWAKNAPPTVMPKGVGLRVAGKHQLRLLYSRYTTQRFLKTQNLQITLDLNFTQPTKMYPVDISCTFMMDKSIIPFAFRTHAHGLGTVITGYQYNGTYHEIGKGNPQWPQAFYPVKEVIEVKPGDAFVSLI; encoded by the exons ATGAATCATCCAGATAAAGCCAATG AGAACTTGTACCAAGACACAAAAACTCAAGACATATTGATGCCTGGTGCTAAGCCTAATACA CCTGACACCTATCTATGTACAACCTATCCAGTTCTAGAAGAGGAGCTTTATATTT ATAAATTTCAAGATCTGGCCAATGCTGCCACTGCACACCATATGTTGCTGTATGGATGTGATGGTGAACCTTTTTCTACAGACAGCTTCTG gAACTGTCCACCAATGTGTAAAAATGGTCAGCCTACAATAATGTTTGCCTGGGCTAAGAATGCTCCTCCAACAGTTATGCCTAAAG GTGTAGGTCTCAGGGTCGCAGGAAAACATCAATTAAGACTATTGTACTCCAGGTACACTACGCAAAGATTTTTGAAG ACTCAGAACCTGCAGATCACTCTGGacttaaactttacacaacccaCCAAAA TGTATCCAGTAGACATCAGCTGTACATTCATGATGGACAAGAGTATCATCCCCTTTGCTTTTAGAACACATGCACATGGTCTAG GTACAGTCATAACTGGTTATCAATACAATGGAACGTATCATGAAATCGGTAAAGGAAATCCACAATGGCCACAA GCCTTCTATCCAGTGAAGGAAGTAATTGAAGTCAAACCAGGAGATGCTTTTGTAAGTCTGATATAA
- the LOC129922305 gene encoding peptidyl-glycine alpha-amidating monooxygenase B-like isoform X3, which yields MNHPDKANENLYQDTKTQDILMPGAKPNTPDTYLCTTYPVLEEELYIYKFQDLANAATAHHMLLYGCDGEPFSTDSFWNCPPMCKNGQPTIMFAWAKNAPPTVMPKGVGLRVAGKHQLRLLYSRYTTQRFLKTQNLQITLDLNFTQPTKMYPVDISCTFMMDKSIIPFAFRTHAHGLGTVITGYQYNGTYHEIGKGNPQWPQ from the exons ATGAATCATCCAGATAAAGCCAATG AGAACTTGTACCAAGACACAAAAACTCAAGACATATTGATGCCTGGTGCTAAGCCTAATACA CCTGACACCTATCTATGTACAACCTATCCAGTTCTAGAAGAGGAGCTTTATATTT ATAAATTTCAAGATCTGGCCAATGCTGCCACTGCACACCATATGTTGCTGTATGGATGTGATGGTGAACCTTTTTCTACAGACAGCTTCTG gAACTGTCCACCAATGTGTAAAAATGGTCAGCCTACAATAATGTTTGCCTGGGCTAAGAATGCTCCTCCAACAGTTATGCCTAAAG GTGTAGGTCTCAGGGTCGCAGGAAAACATCAATTAAGACTATTGTACTCCAGGTACACTACGCAAAGATTTTTGAAG ACTCAGAACCTGCAGATCACTCTGGacttaaactttacacaacccaCCAAAA TGTATCCAGTAGACATCAGCTGTACATTCATGATGGACAAGAGTATCATCCCCTTTGCTTTTAGAACACATGCACATGGTCTAG GTACAGTCATAACTGGTTATCAATACAATGGAACGTATCATGAAATCGGTAAAGGAAATCCACAATGGCCACAA TGA